From Candidatus Poribacteria bacterium, a single genomic window includes:
- a CDS encoding IS1 family transposase: YPEKVRQQAVTMYCEGTSIEAISRVQSVKVGTVTSWTKKPDGH; encoded by the coding sequence TCTACCCCGAAAAGGTGCGCCAACAAGCCGTCACGATGTATTGCGAAGGAACCAGCATCGAGGCGATCAGCCGCGTTCAGTCGGTGAAAGTCGGAACCGTGACGTCGTGGACAAAAAAGCCCGACGGGCATTAG